One window of Rhizobium leguminosarum genomic DNA carries:
- the polA gene encoding DNA polymerase I: protein MKKGDHLFLIDGSGFIFRAFHALPPLTRKTDGLPIGAVSGFCNMLWKLLRDARNTDVGVTPTHLAVIFDYSAKTFRKDLYDAYKANRSAPPEELIPQFGLIREATRAFNLPCIETEGFEADDIIATYARQAEASGADVTIVSSDKDLMQLVSPNVHMYDSMKDKQISIPDVIEKWGVPPEKMIDLQAMTGDSVDNVPGIPGIGPKTAAQLLEEYGDLDALLERATEIKQVKRRETILANIDMARLSRDLVRLRTDVPLDLDLDALVLEPQNGPKLIGFLKTMEFTTLTRRVAEVCDCDANAIEPAIVRVEWGKSAHGPDLDAAEPAPVAGGIPEVSGESVPVPARAKAKTAVEGAFSPADLAKARADAFATLPFDHSAYVTIRDLATLDRWIADARDTGLVAFDTETTSLDAMQAELVGFSLAIADNVADPTGTKIRAAYVPLTHKNGVGDLLGGGLVENQVAMRDALPRLKALLEDGAVLKVAQNLKYDYLLLKRYGIETRSFDDTMLISYVLDAGTGAHGMDPLSEKFLGHTPIPYKDVAGSGKANVTFDLVDIDRATYYAAEDAEVTLRLWLVLKPRLAAAGLTSVYERLERPLLPVLARMEARGITVDRQILSRLSGELAQGAARLEDEIYVLAGERFNIGSPKQLGDILFGKMGLAGGSKTKTGQWSTSASVLEDLAAAGFELPRKIVDWRQVTKLKSTYTDALPGYVHAETKRVHTSYSLASTTTGRLSSSEPNLQNIPVRTAEGRKIRTAFISTPGHKLISADYSQIELRVLAHVAEIPQLTKAFEDGVDIHAMTASEMFGVPVEGMPGEVRRRAKAINFGIIYGISAFGLANQLSIERSEAGDYIKKYFERFPGIRDYMESRKAMARDKGYVETIFGRRINYPEIRSSNPSVRAFNERAAINAPIQGSAADVIRRAMIKMEPALVEVGLGDRVRMLLQVHDELIFEVENEDVEKAMPVIVSVMENATMPALEMRVPLRVDARAASNWDEAH from the coding sequence ATGAAAAAAGGCGATCACCTCTTCCTAATCGATGGTTCCGGATTCATCTTCCGGGCGTTTCATGCACTGCCACCGCTGACCCGCAAGACCGATGGCCTGCCGATCGGCGCCGTTTCCGGTTTCTGCAACATGCTGTGGAAGTTGTTGAGGGATGCGCGCAACACCGATGTCGGCGTGACGCCGACGCACCTTGCCGTCATCTTCGATTATTCCGCCAAGACGTTTCGCAAGGACCTCTACGACGCCTATAAGGCGAACCGTTCCGCCCCGCCGGAAGAGCTCATCCCGCAATTCGGCCTTATAAGAGAGGCGACCCGCGCCTTCAATCTGCCCTGCATCGAGACCGAAGGCTTCGAGGCCGACGACATCATCGCCACCTATGCCCGCCAGGCAGAGGCATCAGGCGCCGATGTCACCATCGTCTCCTCCGACAAGGATCTGATGCAGCTCGTCAGCCCGAATGTCCATATGTATGACAGCATGAAGGACAAGCAGATCAGCATTCCCGACGTCATCGAGAAATGGGGCGTGCCGCCGGAAAAGATGATCGACCTGCAGGCGATGACCGGCGATTCCGTCGACAATGTGCCCGGCATTCCCGGCATCGGCCCGAAAACCGCCGCCCAGCTCCTCGAAGAATATGGTGACCTCGACGCGCTGCTCGAACGCGCCACCGAGATCAAGCAGGTCAAGCGCCGCGAGACGATCCTCGCCAATATCGATATGGCCAGGCTCTCACGCGATCTCGTGCGGCTGCGCACCGATGTGCCGCTCGACCTCGATCTCGACGCGCTGGTGCTGGAGCCGCAGAACGGCCCGAAGCTGATCGGCTTCCTTAAGACGATGGAATTCACGACCCTGACACGTCGCGTCGCCGAAGTCTGCGATTGCGATGCGAACGCCATCGAGCCGGCGATCGTCCGCGTCGAATGGGGTAAATCTGCCCACGGCCCCGATCTCGATGCGGCCGAGCCGGCCCCCGTTGCCGGCGGCATCCCCGAGGTTTCCGGCGAATCGGTGCCGGTGCCGGCCCGTGCGAAGGCAAAGACCGCCGTCGAAGGCGCCTTCTCACCCGCCGATCTTGCCAAGGCGCGCGCCGACGCCTTTGCGACGCTGCCCTTCGATCATTCGGCCTATGTCACGATCCGCGATCTGGCGACGCTCGACCGGTGGATCGCCGATGCGCGCGATACCGGCCTCGTCGCTTTCGATACCGAGACCACTTCGCTCGATGCGATGCAGGCCGAGCTTGTCGGCTTTTCGCTGGCGATCGCCGACAATGTGGCCGATCCCACCGGCACGAAGATCCGCGCCGCCTATGTGCCGCTCACCCACAAGAACGGCGTCGGCGATCTGCTCGGCGGTGGCCTTGTCGAAAACCAGGTCGCCATGCGTGATGCCTTGCCTCGGCTGAAGGCCTTGCTGGAGGACGGGGCGGTCCTCAAGGTCGCGCAAAACCTGAAATACGACTATCTGCTGTTGAAGCGTTACGGCATCGAGACCAGGAGTTTCGACGACACGATGCTGATCTCCTACGTGCTCGACGCCGGCACCGGCGCACATGGCATGGACCCGCTCTCGGAAAAATTCCTCGGCCATACGCCCATCCCCTACAAGGACGTGGCCGGCAGCGGCAAAGCGAACGTCACCTTCGATCTCGTCGATATCGACCGCGCCACCTATTATGCGGCCGAAGATGCCGAGGTGACGCTGCGGCTCTGGCTGGTGCTGAAGCCGCGGCTGGCGGCGGCAGGACTGACCAGCGTCTATGAACGGCTGGAGCGGCCGCTGCTGCCGGTGCTGGCGCGCATGGAAGCGCGCGGCATCACCGTCGACCGGCAGATCCTGTCGCGCCTGTCCGGCGAGTTGGCCCAGGGCGCCGCGCGGCTGGAAGACGAGATCTATGTGCTGGCCGGCGAGCGGTTCAATATCGGCTCGCCGAAGCAGCTGGGCGATATTCTGTTCGGCAAGATGGGCCTTGCCGGCGGCAGCAAGACGAAAACCGGGCAATGGTCGACCTCCGCATCTGTGCTCGAGGATCTGGCCGCCGCCGGTTTCGAGCTGCCGCGCAAGATCGTCGACTGGCGCCAGGTCACCAAGCTGAAATCCACCTATACCGACGCGCTCCCCGGCTATGTCCACGCGGAGACCAAGCGGGTCCACACCTCCTATTCGCTGGCATCGACGACGACGGGGCGCCTGTCCTCCTCCGAGCCGAACCTGCAGAACATTCCCGTGCGCACCGCCGAAGGCCGCAAGATCCGCACTGCCTTCATCTCGACGCCCGGCCACAAGCTGATTTCCGCCGACTACAGCCAGATCGAATTGCGCGTGCTTGCCCATGTGGCCGAGATCCCGCAGCTGACCAAGGCCTTCGAGGATGGCGTCGACATCCACGCCATGACCGCGTCGGAAATGTTCGGCGTGCCGGTCGAGGGCATGCCGGGCGAGGTGCGTCGCCGCGCCAAGGCGATCAATTTCGGCATCATCTACGGCATCTCGGCCTTCGGCCTTGCCAACCAGCTGTCGATCGAGCGCTCGGAAGCCGGCGACTATATCAAGAAGTATTTCGAGCGTTTCCCCGGCATCCGCGACTATATGGAAAGCCGAAAGGCCATGGCGCGCGACAAGGGTTATGTCGAAACGATCTTCGGGCGGCGAATCAACTACCCCGAAATCCGCTCTTCCAATCCGTCGGTGCGCGCCTTCAACGAGCGTGCGGCAATCAACGCGCCGATCCAGGGTTCGGCCGCCGACGTCATCCGCCGGGCGATGATAAAGATGGAGCCGGCGCTTGTTGAAGTCGGCCTTGGCGATCGCGTCCGCATGCTGCTGCAGGTGCATGACGAACTCATCTTCGAAGTCGAGAACGAGGATGTCGAAAAGGCAATGCCGGTCATCGTCTCGGTCATGGAAAATGCCACCATGCCGGCGCTCGAAATGCGCGTGCCGCTGAGGGTCGATGCGCGCGCTGCCAGCAATTGGGACGAGGCGCATTGA
- a CDS encoding MarR family winged helix-turn-helix transcriptional regulator, which produces MDSGAYLASQLAKGFARSLHQRAAGLGFSPGQFPILLELWAEDGLTQKQLLERVDIEQATMANTLSRMVRDGLIERRPHPSDKRAQLLFLTPKARAMEAEAIETAREADLALFKGFRVFERELTLEYIRRLLENAKAL; this is translated from the coding sequence ATGGATTCGGGAGCCTACCTTGCCAGCCAGCTGGCGAAGGGTTTTGCCCGCTCGCTGCACCAGCGCGCGGCCGGGCTCGGTTTTTCTCCGGGCCAGTTCCCCATTCTGCTGGAACTCTGGGCCGAAGATGGGCTCACCCAGAAACAGCTTCTCGAGCGGGTCGATATCGAGCAGGCAACAATGGCGAACACGCTTTCGCGCATGGTCCGCGACGGGTTGATCGAACGCCGGCCACATCCATCCGACAAGCGGGCGCAACTGCTGTTCCTGACACCGAAGGCCCGGGCCATGGAGGCCGAGGCGATCGAGACCGCGCGTGAGGCCGACCTTGCGCTGTTTAAAGGTTTTCGGGTTTTCGAGCGCGAGCTGACACTTGAATATATCCGCCGGCTTCTGGAAAACGCCAAGGCGCTCTGA
- a CDS encoding bifunctional diguanylate cyclase/phosphodiesterase → MFSVIACIRDNHDWRLVIAAAAVCLVGVMAAMLLFSRAQDCDAGRRKLWIGASGFTFGTGVWATHFIAMLAYDGGTPISYALDLTLLSFLLSVVGSWVAILAASQRDGRFSSIRGGVLMAFGIASMHLTGMQAIEAQAAILYDPLMTLIAVVAGMLLSSAAFHIFFSLKGMRRLLTSSLVFVLAICTLHFISMGSITLVPDPGMEVPTSVLDTRVLAAIVVVAATALILVALAVVFVQSHLTDLRGLANASQEGLLILREGRIIDANERFQALSGWKLADLSGKAPSDVLTVVQAPRENRPGETLLNTRTGREIAVEASSSRIVYRGRNCEVLAVRDLTERKEAEEMIEHLAHHDVLTDLPNRSLFDTRIRQALQVAERKNTEVALFCLDLDRFKAVNDIFGHAEGDRILRKVASILRQVAGESDTIARLGGDEFAIIRSAGQQPASAQKLAAAIIDEFAAEMDTARDPTAVGVSLGIALYPRDGRTAEELCNNADTALYRVKHDGRGRACFFDAEMDEAARNRRQIESDLRHAIIRNQLHVSYQPILNAQSGEISGYEALMRWHRPGHGMTEPDIFIPIAEESGSIVQLGEWILRQACMEAVRWPQPLTIAVNVSPVQFMLPNLCERVEAVLAETGLAPDRLELEITETALIRDRDRVMATLQRLRKVGVHIVMDDFGTGYSSLSNLRSFPFDKIKVDRSFTGVLEHDAAARSIVRAIIGLGHSLGMPVVTEGVETEMQRQIVVEEGCAQVQGLLLGKPDIEPSLKPAVRESVLSLQAGPGMPPRRRTRLVSE, encoded by the coding sequence ATGTTTTCGGTCATTGCATGTATTCGCGACAATCACGATTGGCGGCTGGTCATAGCGGCGGCCGCGGTCTGCCTGGTTGGCGTCATGGCGGCGATGCTGCTGTTTTCCCGTGCCCAGGACTGCGACGCCGGACGGCGCAAACTCTGGATCGGCGCGTCGGGCTTTACCTTCGGCACCGGCGTATGGGCGACGCATTTCATCGCGATGCTCGCTTATGACGGTGGCACGCCGATCAGCTACGCGCTCGACCTGACGCTGCTTTCCTTTCTCCTGTCGGTGGTCGGCTCATGGGTGGCGATCCTCGCCGCTTCGCAACGTGACGGACGGTTTTCCTCTATCCGCGGCGGCGTCCTGATGGCGTTCGGCATCGCTTCCATGCACCTGACCGGCATGCAGGCGATCGAGGCGCAGGCGGCAATCCTCTACGATCCTCTGATGACGCTGATAGCGGTCGTTGCCGGAATGCTTCTGTCGAGCGCCGCCTTCCATATCTTTTTCAGTCTGAAGGGCATGAGGCGTCTCCTCACCTCATCGCTGGTATTCGTCCTCGCCATCTGCACTCTTCACTTCATTTCGATGGGCAGCATTACGCTCGTGCCGGACCCCGGCATGGAGGTTCCCACATCGGTGCTCGACACCAGGGTGCTCGCCGCGATCGTCGTGGTGGCGGCAACGGCTCTTATCCTGGTCGCCCTTGCCGTGGTCTTCGTCCAAAGCCATCTGACGGATCTGCGCGGACTTGCCAATGCCTCGCAGGAGGGACTGCTGATCCTGCGCGAAGGCCGGATCATCGATGCCAATGAGCGGTTCCAGGCCCTATCAGGCTGGAAGCTTGCCGATCTCTCGGGTAAGGCGCCTTCGGATGTGCTGACCGTCGTTCAGGCCCCCCGCGAGAACCGGCCCGGCGAGACGCTGCTGAACACCCGCACAGGCAGAGAGATTGCGGTAGAAGCGAGCTCCAGCAGGATCGTTTATCGTGGCCGCAATTGCGAGGTGCTGGCGGTGCGCGATCTCACCGAGCGCAAGGAGGCCGAGGAGATGATCGAGCATCTCGCCCACCACGACGTGCTCACCGATCTGCCGAACAGGTCGCTGTTCGACACCCGCATCCGGCAGGCGCTGCAGGTGGCGGAACGAAAGAACACCGAGGTGGCGCTGTTTTGTCTCGACCTCGATCGATTCAAGGCCGTCAATGACATCTTCGGCCACGCCGAAGGCGACCGCATTCTCCGCAAGGTTGCCTCCATCCTGCGCCAGGTGGCCGGTGAAAGCGATACGATCGCCCGGCTCGGCGGCGACGAATTCGCCATCATCCGGTCTGCTGGGCAGCAGCCGGCGTCGGCGCAAAAGCTTGCGGCAGCGATCATCGACGAATTTGCCGCCGAGATGGACACGGCTCGTGACCCCACAGCCGTCGGCGTCAGCCTCGGCATCGCACTCTATCCAAGAGATGGGCGCACGGCCGAAGAACTCTGCAACAACGCCGATACCGCACTCTATCGCGTCAAGCATGATGGTCGCGGCAGGGCATGTTTCTTCGACGCGGAGATGGACGAAGCGGCGCGGAACCGCCGCCAGATCGAAAGCGACCTGCGCCATGCGATCATCCGCAATCAACTCCATGTCAGCTATCAGCCGATCCTCAATGCGCAGAGTGGCGAGATCAGCGGCTACGAGGCCTTGATGCGCTGGCACCGGCCGGGCCACGGCATGACTGAGCCCGATATTTTCATCCCGATCGCCGAGGAAAGCGGTTCGATCGTTCAACTCGGCGAATGGATATTACGGCAGGCCTGCATGGAGGCCGTGCGCTGGCCGCAGCCGCTGACGATTGCAGTCAATGTTTCGCCGGTGCAGTTCATGCTGCCCAACCTGTGCGAGCGGGTCGAGGCGGTCCTCGCCGAGACGGGGCTCGCACCCGATCGACTGGAGCTCGAGATCACCGAGACAGCCCTGATCCGCGATCGCGACCGGGTGATGGCAACGCTGCAGCGCCTGCGTAAGGTGGGGGTGCACATTGTCATGGACGATTTCGGCACCGGCTACTCTTCGCTCTCGAACCTGCGCTCGTTTCCCTTCGACAAGATCAAGGTCGATCGCAGCTTCACCGGCGTGCTGGAGCATGATGCGGCGGCGCGATCGATCGTGCGCGCTATTATCGGTCTCGGCCACAGCCTCGGCATGCCCGTCGTCACCGAGGGTGTGGAGACGGAGATGCAGCGCCAGATCGTCGTCGAGGAAGGTTGCGCGCAGGTGCAGGGCCTGTTGCTCGGCAAGCCGGATATCGAGCCGAGCTTGAAGCCAGCCGTTCGTGAAAGCGTCCTGTCGCTGCAGGCCGGACCCGGCATGCCGCCGCGACGGCGCACACGCCTTGTCAGCGAATAG
- a CDS encoding SH3 domain-containing protein, translating to MKNLFAKIAAAGLFLLAPVIAQAAEGYSTANVNMRAGPSTRYPAVAVIPAGSSVEIRGCLSDLNWCDVEFYGGRGWVSGQYVQALYQQRRIYVGPQYYRPLGIPVIRFSVDNYWDRYYRNRDFYRERDRWSRGPDYYYRDRDNRDRDYRDRDNRDRDRNWRDGDRNRDGDRDWRNRNGDQDRRDDNRRGDRRDGDRRPDGRDFDCRPGDPSCDQ from the coding sequence GTGAAAAATCTGTTTGCTAAAATCGCGGCGGCCGGCCTGTTCCTGCTGGCGCCTGTGATCGCGCAGGCTGCCGAGGGCTATTCGACGGCGAACGTCAACATGCGCGCCGGTCCGAGCACCCGATATCCCGCCGTTGCGGTGATACCCGCCGGCTCTTCCGTCGAGATTCGCGGCTGCCTTTCCGATCTCAACTGGTGCGACGTGGAGTTCTATGGCGGCCGCGGCTGGGTTTCCGGCCAATATGTGCAGGCTCTCTACCAGCAGCGCCGGATCTATGTCGGTCCGCAATATTACCGTCCGCTCGGCATCCCGGTCATCCGCTTCAGCGTCGACAATTACTGGGATCGCTACTATCGCAACCGCGATTTCTATCGCGAGCGCGACCGCTGGAGCCGCGGCCCCGACTACTATTATCGCGACCGCGACAATCGGGATCGCGACTACCGCGATCGGGACAACCGGGATCGCGATCGGAACTGGCGCGACGGGGATCGTAACCGGGACGGCGATAGAGACTGGCGCAATCGAAATGGCGATCAGGATCGGCGCGACGACAATCGACGGGGCGACCGGAGAGATGGAGATCGCAGACCCGATGGCAGGGATTTTGATTGCCGGCCCGGCGATCCCTCCTGCGACCAATGA
- a CDS encoding transglycosylase domain-containing protein — protein MAGRGRSSDRIEPSFNGRPARDDDAFSLDADDRIAGSRSPRRGGSKPPPQRAAPRRRREPREREGSGFFGFLRRVIYWCVVLFIWAGIGVAGLVVYYGSRMPSASTWAIPERPPNVKITAVDGSVIANRGATGGEALSLENMSPYIPEAVIAIEDRRFYSHFGVDPLGLGRAIVTNFTAGHMVQGGSTLTQQLAKNLFLSPERTLERKVQEVLLSLWLEQKYTKDQILAMYLNRVFFGSNAYGVEAASRRYFNKSARDVNLGEAAVLAGLLKAPSRLSPARDPEAANARAQLVLAAMREQGFITDSEVKTAMSQTPASAKSYWSGAGHYVADMVMDELPGLIGDVKEDVIVDTTIDKSLEKKAEQSLVDVLDKEGGKLDASQAALVSIDGTGAIRALVGGRDYATSQFNRAVKAKRQPGSSFKPFVYAAALEKGLTPYSVFNDAPIRIGDWTPENYEKKYNGEVTLATALAKSLNTVAAQLVMYDGPDQVIKLAHRLGIESELQPNASIALGTSEVSLMELTASYAAFMNGGYKATPHVIRRVTTAEGKVLYENTYDSPPRVLSEEIVTEMDAMMMGVIDNGTGKSAKIPGWQAAGKTGTTQNSRDALFVGFTSNLTTGVWFGNDDGKPMKKVTGGGLPAKAWKEFMIAAHKGLSPAPLFGNGQLIADPNNGQPMAQSAPGAGQSGSGQPMTAEAPPSTIGGIISGVFGGNDNANRYPQAPARQQPATSGNGPVPPGDIAEGGGSGFEGMVPPGDVGAPQTTSSVQPRRTTLLDLIMGQ, from the coding sequence ATGGCAGGCAGAGGCAGATCAAGCGACAGAATCGAACCGTCCTTCAACGGCCGCCCGGCACGCGACGATGACGCGTTTTCGCTCGATGCCGACGATCGCATTGCCGGAAGCCGATCCCCGCGGCGCGGCGGCTCAAAACCGCCGCCGCAGCGTGCCGCCCCCCGGCGGCGGCGCGAGCCGCGGGAGCGCGAAGGTAGCGGCTTTTTCGGCTTCCTGCGCCGCGTGATCTACTGGTGCGTCGTGCTGTTCATCTGGGCCGGCATCGGCGTTGCCGGGCTTGTCGTCTACTACGGCTCGCGCATGCCGAGCGCCAGCACATGGGCGATCCCGGAACGGCCGCCGAACGTCAAGATCACTGCCGTCGACGGCAGCGTCATCGCCAATCGCGGCGCCACCGGCGGCGAGGCGCTGTCGCTCGAAAACATGTCGCCCTATATTCCGGAAGCCGTCATCGCCATCGAGGATCGGCGTTTCTATTCGCATTTCGGCGTCGATCCGCTCGGCCTCGGCCGGGCGATCGTGACCAACTTTACGGCTGGCCACATGGTGCAGGGTGGCTCGACGCTGACGCAGCAGCTCGCCAAAAACCTCTTCCTCTCCCCTGAAAGGACGTTGGAACGCAAGGTGCAGGAGGTGCTGCTCTCGCTCTGGCTGGAGCAGAAATACACCAAGGACCAGATCCTTGCGATGTATCTCAACCGGGTGTTCTTCGGATCGAACGCCTATGGCGTCGAAGCGGCTTCACGCCGTTATTTCAATAAATCGGCGCGTGACGTAAACCTCGGCGAGGCCGCGGTGCTGGCCGGCCTGCTCAAGGCGCCGTCGCGACTTTCGCCGGCCCGCGACCCGGAAGCCGCGAATGCGCGCGCCCAACTCGTGCTTGCGGCAATGCGCGAGCAGGGCTTCATCACCGATTCCGAAGTCAAGACCGCAATGTCGCAGACCCCGGCTTCGGCCAAGAGCTATTGGTCGGGGGCCGGACACTACGTCGCCGACATGGTGATGGACGAGCTGCCGGGCCTGATCGGCGACGTCAAGGAAGACGTCATCGTCGATACGACCATTGACAAGTCGCTGGAAAAGAAGGCCGAGCAATCGCTGGTCGACGTGCTCGACAAGGAGGGCGGAAAGCTCGACGCTTCGCAGGCGGCCCTCGTGTCGATCGACGGCACCGGTGCGATCCGGGCGCTCGTCGGCGGCAGAGACTATGCGACGAGCCAGTTCAACCGCGCCGTCAAGGCCAAGCGCCAGCCGGGCTCCTCATTCAAGCCCTTCGTCTATGCTGCCGCACTGGAGAAGGGGCTGACGCCCTATTCGGTGTTCAATGACGCGCCGATCCGGATCGGCGACTGGACGCCCGAAAATTACGAGAAGAAATACAATGGCGAAGTGACGCTGGCCACCGCACTTGCCAAGTCGCTGAATACGGTCGCCGCCCAGCTGGTAATGTATGACGGGCCGGATCAGGTGATCAAGCTTGCCCACCGGCTCGGCATTGAAAGCGAGCTGCAGCCGAACGCCTCGATCGCGCTCGGCACTTCCGAGGTGTCGCTGATGGAACTCACCGCTTCCTATGCCGCCTTCATGAACGGCGGCTACAAGGCGACGCCGCACGTCATCCGCCGGGTGACGACTGCCGAGGGCAAGGTTCTCTACGAAAATACCTATGACAGCCCCCCGCGTGTGCTGTCCGAGGAGATCGTCACCGAAATGGATGCGATGATGATGGGCGTCATCGACAACGGCACCGGCAAGAGCGCCAAGATCCCCGGCTGGCAGGCGGCGGGAAAGACCGGCACGACTCAGAATTCGCGCGACGCGCTCTTCGTCGGCTTCACCAGCAACCTCACCACGGGGGTCTGGTTCGGCAATGATGACGGCAAGCCGATGAAGAAGGTGACCGGCGGCGGCTTGCCCGCCAAGGCTTGGAAGGAATTCATGATCGCCGCCCACAAGGGTCTTTCGCCGGCGCCGCTCTTCGGCAACGGCCAGTTGATCGCCGATCCGAACAATGGTCAGCCGATGGCGCAGTCGGCACCCGGCGCTGGACAATCGGGCAGCGGCCAGCCGATGACGGCCGAGGCGCCGCCTTCGACGATCGGCGGGATCATTTCCGGCGTCTTCGGCGGCAACGACAATGCAAATCGCTATCCGCAAGCGCCTGCCCGACAGCAGCCGGCGACCTCCGGCAACGGTCCGGTTCCGCCTGGAGACATTGCCGAAGGCGGCGGTTCGGGCTTCGAGGGCATGGTTCCACCCGGCGATGTCGGGGCGCCGCAGACAACCTCTTCCGTCCAGCCGCGGCGCACGACGCTGCTTGATCTGATCATGGGCCAGTGA